In Oryza brachyantha chromosome 1, ObraRS2, whole genome shotgun sequence, the following are encoded in one genomic region:
- the LOC102720374 gene encoding protein NUCLEAR FUSION DEFECTIVE 6, mitochondrial-like isoform X1 has protein sequence MAAVARSFLRSGAASSSSIRGAAARAASRAGTAPLPRRLPASAPRFLVRSPVEMSSVCLDTLMPMHSATASALMTSLLAAPACRSFGWLSEGQDETR, from the exons atggccgccgtcgccagatCCTTCCTCCGATCTggagccgcctcctcctcgtccatcCGAGGCGCGGCCGCGAGAGCCGCCTCCCGCGCTGGGACGGCTCCGCTCCCGAGGAGGCTGCCCGCCTCTGCTCCCCGCTTCCTCGTAAG GTCGCCGGTGGAGATGAGCAGCGTCTGCCTGGACACGTTGATGCCCATGCACAGCGCTACGGCGTCGGCGCTCATGACGTCGCTCCTCGCTGCCCCCGCGTGCCGGAGTTTTGGATGGCTATCCGAAG GTCAAGACGAAACTAGATGA
- the LOC102720374 gene encoding protein NUCLEAR FUSION DEFECTIVE 6, mitochondrial-like isoform X3, protein MAAVARSFLRSGAASSSSIRGAAARAASRAGTAPLPRRLPASAPRFLVRSPVEMSSVCLDTLMPMHSATASALMTSLLAAPACRSFGWLSEDG, encoded by the exons atggccgccgtcgccagatCCTTCCTCCGATCTggagccgcctcctcctcgtccatcCGAGGCGCGGCCGCGAGAGCCGCCTCCCGCGCTGGGACGGCTCCGCTCCCGAGGAGGCTGCCCGCCTCTGCTCCCCGCTTCCTCGTAAG GTCGCCGGTGGAGATGAGCAGCGTCTGCCTGGACACGTTGATGCCCATGCACAGCGCTACGGCGTCGGCGCTCATGACGTCGCTCCTCGCTGCCCCCGCGTGCCGGAGTTTTGGATGGCTATCCGAAG ATGGATGA
- the LOC102720374 gene encoding protein NUCLEAR FUSION DEFECTIVE 6, mitochondrial-like isoform X4, with product MAAVARSFLRSGAASSSSIRGAAARAASRAGTAPLPRRLPASAPRFLVRSPVEMSSVCLDTLMPMHSATASALMTSLLAAPACRSFGWLSEGL from the exons atggccgccgtcgccagatCCTTCCTCCGATCTggagccgcctcctcctcgtccatcCGAGGCGCGGCCGCGAGAGCCGCCTCCCGCGCTGGGACGGCTCCGCTCCCGAGGAGGCTGCCCGCCTCTGCTCCCCGCTTCCTCGTAAG GTCGCCGGTGGAGATGAGCAGCGTCTGCCTGGACACGTTGATGCCCATGCACAGCGCTACGGCGTCGGCGCTCATGACGTCGCTCCTCGCTGCCCCCGCGTGCCGGAGTTTTGGATGGCTATCCGAAG GTCTGTGA
- the LOC102720374 gene encoding protein NUCLEAR FUSION DEFECTIVE 6, mitochondrial-like isoform X2 → MAAVARSFLRSGAASSSSIRGAAARAASRAGTAPLPRRLPASAPRFLVRSPVEMSSVCLDTLMPMHSATASALMTSLLAAPACRSFGWLSEACNDDV, encoded by the exons atggccgccgtcgccagatCCTTCCTCCGATCTggagccgcctcctcctcgtccatcCGAGGCGCGGCCGCGAGAGCCGCCTCCCGCGCTGGGACGGCTCCGCTCCCGAGGAGGCTGCCCGCCTCTGCTCCCCGCTTCCTCGTAAG GTCGCCGGTGGAGATGAGCAGCGTCTGCCTGGACACGTTGATGCCCATGCACAGCGCTACGGCGTCGGCGCTCATGACGTCGCTCCTCGCTGCCCCCGCGTGCCGGAGTTTTGGATGGCTATCCGAAG CTTGCAATGATGACGTGTGA